One Campylobacter sputorum subsp. sputorum DNA segment encodes these proteins:
- a CDS encoding ABC transporter ATP-binding protein — MNKILELKNISKTYKSFSFFKSTKPNKVLKDISFSLHEKEALALLGQSGSGKSTIAKIICNITKQDNGEIYLEDKKVNLKTLSQKREFYKKVQIVFQDSISALNPALNIFEAISEPLDYLSKFTKNEKKKIVTNLLKKVHLDISLDTKVSFLSGGMAQRVCIARAMAISPKIIILDEATSSLDIILQKEIINLINEMKRKFSFIIITHDMRIVKMMCDRVILLDDGKIIENLELNNKQTFQSNIGRKLISSILPRKPTQFY, encoded by the coding sequence ATGAATAAAATTCTAGAATTAAAAAATATCTCAAAAACATATAAATCTTTCTCATTTTTTAAATCAACAAAACCAAATAAAGTATTAAAGGATATATCTTTTAGCCTGCATGAAAAAGAAGCATTAGCACTCCTTGGACAAAGCGGTAGCGGTAAAAGCACAATTGCTAAGATTATTTGTAACATTACAAAACAAGATAATGGGGAGATTTATCTTGAAGATAAAAAAGTAAATTTAAAAACGTTAAGCCAAAAAAGAGAATTTTACAAGAAAGTTCAAATAGTATTTCAAGATAGTATCTCAGCATTAAATCCTGCATTAAATATCTTCGAAGCTATAAGCGAACCACTTGATTATCTTAGTAAATTTACAAAAAATGAAAAGAAAAAAATAGTAACAAATTTACTAAAAAAAGTTCATCTTGATATAAGCCTAGATACAAAAGTATCCTTTTTAAGCGGCGGAATGGCACAAAGGGTCTGCATAGCAAGAGCTATGGCAATATCACCAAAAATCATCATTTTAGATGAGGCAACATCTTCTCTTGATATAATCCTACAAAAAGAAATAATAAATTTAATAAACGAAATGAAAAGAAAATTTAGTTTTATAATAATAACCCACGATATGAGAATTGTTAAAATGATGTGTGATAGAGTAATACTGCTTGATGATGGTAAAATAATAGAAAATTTAGAACTAAACAATAAACAAACTTTTCAAAGTAATATCGGTAGAAAACTAATATCTTCAATACTTCCAAGAAAACCTACACAATTTTATTAA
- a CDS encoding RNA-binding S4 domain-containing protein — translation MRVDKFLNAVNITKRRTISEDMCRSGVVSINGMVAKASKDVKVGDKISIKFITKTDEYEVLAIPITKNIPKNLQSEFIKKI, via the coding sequence ATGAGAGTTGATAAATTTTTAAATGCGGTAAATATCACTAAACGCAGAACAATAAGCGAAGATATGTGTAGAAGTGGTGTCGTAAGCATAAATGGTATGGTAGCTAAAGCTTCAAAAGATGTGAAAGTTGGTGATAAAATTTCTATTAAATTTATCACAAAAACTGACGAATACGAAGTTTTAGCCATACCAATAACAAAAAATATACCAAAAAATTTACAAAGCGAGTTTATAAAAAAGATATGA
- the tsaE gene encoding tRNA (adenosine(37)-N6)-threonylcarbamoyltransferase complex ATPase subunit type 1 TsaE produces the protein MKTYILSLDELDDFVKKLPKEGIILLCGNLASGKTTLTKKIALNLEITDEITSPTFNIMQSYDDILYHYDIYNDGTKKLLETGLFENLFEDGLHVVEWADKSLENLLNENSLNYIKITITPFEDKRKYEVVRA, from the coding sequence ATGAAAACTTACATTTTATCATTAGATGAATTAGATGATTTTGTTAAAAAGCTTCCAAAAGAGGGCATAATTTTATTATGTGGAAATTTAGCAAGCGGTAAAACAACGCTAACTAAAAAAATAGCACTAAATTTAGAAATTACAGACGAGATTACATCTCCAACTTTTAATATCATGCAAAGTTATGACGATATTTTATACCATTATGATATATACAATGATGGCACAAAAAAGCTTTTAGAAACTGGTCTTTTTGAAAATTTATTTGAAGATGGTTTGCATGTAGTAGAATGGGCGGATAAAAGCTTAGAAAATTTACTTAATGAAAATTCTCTAAATTATATAAAAATAACAATCACTCCTTTTGAAGACAAAAGAAAATATGAGGTAGTTCGTGCATAA
- the lptB gene encoding LPS export ABC transporter ATP-binding protein, whose protein sequence is MHKLEIKNLQKTIKKSNIIKDISLSVKSGEVVGLLGPNGAGKTTTFYMICGLIPPSSGNIFLDDLDITKIPLHKRAKLGIGYLPQESSIFKDLSVEENLMLAAEVTYKKNDKLIPKKVDEMLELLNIEPIRNRKGISLSGGERRRCEIARSLMITPKFLLLDEPFAGVDPIAVADIQNIIKDLRKLNIGILITDHNVRETLAICSRAYVIKDGSLLASGSSQEVANNEMVRTYYLGTEFKLL, encoded by the coding sequence GTGCATAAATTAGAGATAAAAAATCTGCAAAAAACTATAAAAAAATCTAACATTATAAAAGATATATCTCTTAGCGTAAAAAGTGGCGAAGTTGTTGGACTTCTTGGCCCAAATGGAGCTGGAAAAACAACAACATTTTATATGATTTGTGGTCTAATACCCCCAAGCAGTGGTAATATTTTTTTAGATGATTTAGATATTACTAAAATTCCACTTCATAAAAGAGCAAAACTTGGCATTGGCTATTTGCCACAAGAAAGCAGTATTTTTAAAGATCTAAGCGTAGAAGAAAATCTTATGCTAGCTGCCGAAGTTACATATAAGAAAAATGACAAACTAATACCAAAAAAAGTTGATGAAATGTTAGAGCTTTTAAACATTGAGCCAATTCGCAATAGAAAAGGCATTAGTCTAAGTGGCGGGGAGCGTAGAAGATGTGAAATAGCCAGATCTCTCATGATAACGCCTAAATTCCTACTACTTGATGAGCCTTTTGCTGGGGTTGATCCTATTGCAGTTGCTGATATTCAAAATATCATTAAAGATTTAAGAAAACTTAATATAGGCATTTTAATAACAGATCACAATGTTAGAGAAACACTTGCGATATGCTCTAGAGCTTATGTCATAAAAGATGGCTCACTACTAGCAAGCGGATCATCACAAGAAGTTGCCAACAATGAAATGGTTAGAACTTACTATCTAGGAACAGAGTTTAAACTCTTATAG
- a CDS encoding RNA polymerase factor sigma-54, whose product MLRQSQTLGPKAKLNHTLQSWLPILQASSEDLKETLEPLVSGNPFVSIEANPKSIRKKTFFSTNTKNSTTDNIESLCIYEKSLYEKLYEQINKPLFPTQKSQNIAYKIIECINNEGYFEEDSEIYKEYSKDEIENIRARFSLLEPTGVGARNYKESFLFQLEDMQIDSELYDICTKLIENFENLEEFVNLTRYSQAMNIIKKFKNPPAIEYLENQMQAISDIIVTSSSDGIQVSINDDYYPKIVIENEYINNDNEFISSRIKEGLDLIDALEMRKSTLYKIGLMIIEYQYDYFIGGDIKPMRLKDIAVDLGRNPSTISRAITNKFLSSPRGTVPLKLFFAGAASEEVSNVAIKEFIQNAILSENKKKPLSDLALLEMAQKEFDVNLVRRTITKYRKSLNIGSSSQRKKLYAITH is encoded by the coding sequence ATGCTTCGTCAAAGCCAAACTCTTGGACCAAAAGCAAAGCTAAATCACACACTACAAAGCTGGTTGCCAATTTTACAAGCAAGCAGCGAAGATTTAAAAGAAACTCTTGAGCCATTAGTTAGCGGAAACCCTTTTGTAAGCATAGAAGCAAATCCAAAATCTATAAGAAAAAAAACTTTTTTTTCCACAAATACTAAAAACTCCACAACAGACAATATAGAATCCCTTTGTATATATGAAAAAAGCTTATATGAAAAACTTTATGAACAGATAAACAAGCCGCTTTTTCCTACTCAAAAATCACAAAATATTGCTTATAAAATCATAGAATGCATAAATAACGAAGGATATTTTGAAGAAGATAGCGAAATTTATAAAGAGTATTCAAAAGACGAAATAGAAAACATAAGAGCTAGATTTAGCCTACTTGAGCCAACTGGGGTTGGTGCTAGAAACTACAAAGAAAGTTTTTTATTTCAACTTGAAGATATGCAAATAGATAGTGAGCTTTATGATATTTGCACAAAACTTATAGAAAATTTTGAAAATCTTGAAGAATTTGTAAATTTAACTAGATATTCGCAAGCCATGAATATAATAAAAAAATTTAAAAATCCCCCAGCTATTGAATATCTAGAAAATCAAATGCAGGCAATTTCAGATATTATAGTTACAAGCTCAAGCGATGGCATACAAGTTAGTATAAATGATGATTATTACCCAAAGATAGTTATAGAAAATGAATATATAAATAACGACAATGAGTTTATAAGCTCTCGTATAAAAGAGGGGTTAGATTTAATAGACGCACTTGAAATGCGTAAATCCACACTTTATAAAATAGGACTTATGATTATAGAATATCAATACGATTATTTTATAGGTGGAGATATAAAACCAATGAGGCTTAAAGATATTGCCGTTGATTTAGGAAGAAATCCATCTACCATATCTCGTGCTATAACAAATAAATTTTTATCTTCTCCTAGAGGAACTGTGCCATTAAAGTTATTTTTTGCAGGAGCAGCTAGCGAAGAGGTTTCAAATGTCGCTATAAAAGAATTTATACAAAACGCAATCCTAAGCGAAAACAAGAAAAAACCACTCAGCGATCTTGCCCTACTCGAAATGGCTCAAAAAGAATTTGATGTAAATTTAGTTAGAAGAACTATCACAAAATATAGAAAATCTCTAAATATAGGCTCTTCTAGCCAAAGAAAAAAGCTCTACGCTATCACGCACTAA
- a CDS encoding adenylosuccinate lyase — protein sequence MNVIQTLESISINTDDSSVFSQLQSMIKKNFKKSVGNKGKIISFYDESEKVQRKYFFKFLQNMYKKYHNKSFDFKMSEFSTIKLSLIQQNTLKSVVLIEANFKNSEVTLNIKNSDNFFISYINQCCNEWGIKFDKFENIITLNIQNEESLDMLDMFFNTKEIFNYTIDCNYDEKSFAKFKKEIKVRQSSKFIKRFKALANLLEEYFEILGCEKTDDSETVRSSYLSLIKLYHPDRHQNKPVEIQNSYREKFENIQKAYDALKPYFKEQENFISA from the coding sequence ATGAATGTAATTCAAACTTTAGAGTCTATTTCTATAAATACAGATGATAGCAGCGTGTTTTCTCAGCTACAATCAATGATTAAGAAAAATTTTAAAAAAAGTGTTGGCAATAAAGGTAAAATAATATCTTTTTATGATGAGAGCGAGAAAGTTCAAAGAAAGTATTTCTTTAAATTTTTACAAAATATGTATAAAAAATACCATAATAAAAGTTTTGATTTTAAGATGAGCGAATTTTCTACTATAAAATTAAGCTTAATCCAGCAAAATACACTCAAATCAGTGGTCTTAATAGAGGCAAATTTTAAAAATAGCGAAGTAACTTTAAATATAAAAAATAGTGATAATTTTTTCATTTCTTATATAAATCAATGTTGCAATGAGTGGGGAATTAAATTTGATAAATTTGAAAATATCATTACACTAAATATACAAAATGAAGAATCTCTAGATATGCTTGATATGTTTTTTAACACAAAAGAGATATTTAATTATACAATAGATTGCAATTATGATGAAAAATCTTTTGCTAAATTTAAAAAAGAGATTAAAGTTAGACAATCAAGTAAATTTATAAAAAGATTTAAAGCACTTGCAAATTTGCTAGAAGAGTATTTTGAAATTTTGGGTTGCGAAAAGACAGATGATAGCGAGACTGTTAGATCTAGTTATTTAAGTCTTATAAAGCTTTATCATCCAGATAGACATCAAAACAAACCTGTGGAAATTCAAAACTCATATAGAGAAAAATTTGAAAATATTCAAAAAGCATATGATGCATTGAAACCATACTTTAAAGAGCAAGAAAACTTCATTAGTGCGTGA
- a CDS encoding metal-sulfur cluster assembly factor, which translates to MNKIDEIYENLKSVVDPEIGFDIVSLGLIYEVLFDNEKAKIVMTLSTKSCPLHELILTWVNDAVLKTIGVKECEIELVWEPAWSIEMASDYVKKALKV; encoded by the coding sequence ATGAATAAAATTGATGAAATTTATGAAAATTTAAAAAGCGTAGTTGACCCAGAAATTGGTTTTGATATCGTATCATTAGGGCTTATATATGAAGTTTTATTTGATAATGAAAAAGCAAAAATTGTCATGACTTTATCTACAAAATCTTGCCCTTTGCATGAACTTATACTAACTTGGGTAAATGATGCTGTTTTAAAAACAATTGGTGTAAAAGAGTGCGAAATCGAACTAGTTTGGGAGCCAGCTTGGAGTATAGAAATGGCTAGTGATTATGTTAAAAAGGCTTTGAAAGTTTAG
- a CDS encoding arginyltransferase, giving the protein MISIDFCTLSSPCPYLEAKASRSAYKYVFDASFDLNSTLTQHGYRRFGRYYSKPICENCNECISIRIDAKNFNFTKSAKKAIKRNKNTLSYISAPLCDDEHLRLYSKYHMYMSSKKDWKFYELSYQKYYELYVDGAGEFGKEISYYDGEKLICVDLIDFINDGISSIYCYYDPDYSWYSLGKFSLLRQIILAKVNNLRWIYLGFYVKDCPSLAYKGEYTPFESLKEYVEINKECVWE; this is encoded by the coding sequence ATGATAAGCATTGATTTTTGCACACTTAGTTCACCTTGTCCATATCTTGAAGCCAAAGCCTCAAGAAGTGCCTATAAATATGTTTTTGATGCTAGTTTTGATTTAAACTCAACACTAACTCAACATGGATATAGGCGTTTTGGAAGATATTATTCAAAGCCTATATGTGAAAATTGCAATGAATGTATTAGTATAAGAATAGATGCTAAAAATTTTAATTTTACAAAGAGTGCAAAAAAGGCAATAAAACGCAATAAAAATACACTTTCTTACATTTCAGCACCACTTTGTGATGATGAGCATTTAAGGCTTTATAGTAAATATCATATGTATATGAGCAGCAAAAAAGATTGGAAATTTTACGAGCTTAGTTATCAAAAATATTATGAACTTTATGTAGATGGAGCAGGGGAATTTGGTAAAGAAATTTCTTACTATGATGGCGAAAAACTTATTTGTGTAGATTTGATAGATTTTATAAACGATGGCATAAGTTCGATTTATTGCTATTATGATCCTGATTATTCTTGGTACAGCTTGGGTAAATTTTCACTTCTTAGGCAAATAATATTAGCAAAAGTAAATAATCTTCGTTGGATTTATCTAGGTTTTTATGTGAAAGATTGTCCAAGTTTGGCTTATAAGGGGGAATATACCCCTTTTGAAAGCTTAAAAGAGTATGTAGAAATAAATAAAGAGTGTGTTTGGGAGTAA
- a CDS encoding acetyl-CoA carboxylase subunit A: protein MIKKILIANRGEIAVRIVRACKDLHMDSVAIFTEPDRECLHVKIADETICMGKDPIKGYLDAKAIVKAAKECGADAIHPGYGFLSENYEFAKEVEDAGLIFIGPSPDVIRKMGNKNIARYLMKKNGIPVVPGTEPLNHEDMQTIKEYARKIGYPVILKASGGGGGRGIREVWDESNMENAYESCKREALKYFNNDEVFMEKLVVNPRHIEFQILGDNYGNIIHLCERDCSIQRRHQKIIEIAPCPTISENLRKVMGVAAVSAAKAVNYSNVGTVEFLLDDYNNFYFMEMNTRIQVEHGITEEITGVDLIVRQIRIANGEILELEQSDIKPQGFAIEARITAEDVWKNFTPALGSIKEYYPALGPSVRVDSHIYKDYSIPPFYDSLLAKLMVTSSSYDLAVNKLERALDEFTIKGVKTIIPFLLTISKRREFRRGFFDTSYVEKNLESILENTIDEENKNKDELIAVIGAALKKHRSDNE from the coding sequence ATGATAAAGAAAATACTTATAGCAAATCGTGGTGAAATAGCGGTTCGCATTGTTAGGGCTTGCAAGGATTTACATATGGACTCTGTTGCTATTTTTACTGAGCCTGATAGAGAGTGTTTGCATGTAAAAATTGCAGATGAGACAATTTGTATGGGCAAAGATCCTATAAAGGGGTATTTGGATGCAAAAGCTATAGTAAAAGCCGCAAAAGAGTGCGGGGCTGATGCTATACATCCAGGATATGGATTTTTAAGTGAAAATTATGAGTTTGCAAAAGAAGTTGAAGACGCAGGACTTATATTTATAGGACCAAGTCCTGATGTTATAAGGAAAATGGGAAATAAAAATATCGCTAGATATCTTATGAAAAAAAATGGAATTCCGGTTGTTCCTGGTACTGAGCCATTAAATCACGAAGATATGCAAACCATAAAAGAGTATGCTAGAAAGATAGGCTATCCTGTTATATTAAAAGCAAGCGGCGGCGGCGGAGGTCGTGGCATAAGGGAAGTTTGGGATGAAAGCAATATGGAAAATGCCTATGAGTCTTGCAAAAGAGAGGCTTTAAAATACTTCAATAATGATGAAGTTTTTATGGAAAAATTAGTTGTAAATCCAAGACACATTGAGTTTCAAATTTTGGGGGATAACTACGGAAATATTATACATTTATGTGAAAGAGATTGCTCAATCCAAAGAAGACATCAAAAGATTATAGAAATCGCACCTTGTCCAACTATAAGTGAAAATTTGCGTAAAGTTATGGGTGTTGCGGCTGTTTCTGCTGCTAAGGCGGTAAATTATTCAAATGTTGGAACGGTGGAATTTTTACTTGATGATTATAATAATTTTTATTTTATGGAGATGAATACAAGAATTCAAGTAGAGCATGGCATAACAGAGGAAATAACAGGCGTTGATCTCATAGTTAGGCAAATACGCATTGCAAATGGAGAAATTTTAGAACTTGAACAAAGTGATATAAAACCGCAAGGTTTTGCTATAGAAGCTAGAATTACAGCTGAAGATGTTTGGAAAAACTTTACACCAGCACTTGGAAGTATTAAAGAGTATTATCCAGCTCTTGGGCCATCTGTTCGTGTCGATAGTCATATATATAAGGATTATTCTATACCGCCATTTTACGACTCACTTCTTGCGAAGCTTATGGTTACTTCAAGTAGTTATGATTTGGCTGTAAATAAGTTAGAGCGTGCTTTAGATGAATTTACTATAAAAGGTGTTAAAACAATCATACCATTTTTGCTAACAATATCAAAAAGAAGAGAATTTAGAAGAGGGTTTTTTGATACTTCGTATGTTGAGAAAAACTTAGAATCTATTTTAGAAAACACAATAGATGAAGAAAATAAAAATAAAGATGAGCTAATAGCGGTTATAGGGGCAGCTTTAAAAAAGCATAGGAGTGATAATGAATGA